In Nitrososphaerales archaeon, a genomic segment contains:
- a CDS encoding 50S ribosomal protein L13, with protein MSEQIIVDATDHIAGRLCSYVAKALLKGDSVVIVNAEKAMFSGDRHSTIRQWHEYLEIGSIVHPEHGPYHARRPDRIITRMIRGMVPHDKPKGDNAMKRLRVYIGVPRNYEGCKMKEFDDAKIRKPAAYYLSVKELAKSIGWNE; from the coding sequence TTGTCTGAACAGATAATTGTTGATGCTACAGATCATATAGCTGGGCGATTATGTTCCTATGTGGCAAAGGCGTTACTCAAAGGAGATAGCGTTGTAATTGTCAATGCCGAGAAGGCAATGTTTTCTGGTGATAGGCATTCTACAATAAGACAATGGCATGAGTATTTGGAGATAGGTAGCATAGTTCATCCTGAACATGGGCCATATCATGCAAGGAGGCCTGACAGGATAATAACAAGGATGATCAGAGGTATGGTACCACATGATAAGCCCAAGGGTGATAATGCCATGAAGCGGCTAAGAGTTTACATTGGTGTACCAAGGAATTATGAGGGATGTAAGATGAAGGAGTTTGATGATGCCAAGATCAGAAAGCCGGCTGCATATTACTTGAGTGTGAAGGAACTTGCCAAATCTATTGGGTGGAATGAGTAA
- a CDS encoding 50S ribosomal protein L18e: MQSNPVLNEAILNLRHAYKKSRAPIWLKLQEILERPGSNVEVNLNKLSKYTDDGDVVIVPGKVLGTGTMEHKITLCVYSLSESAAKKVTAAGCKIINIKEFVEKFPQGSKVKIIV, from the coding sequence ATGCAAAGTAATCCAGTGCTAAACGAAGCTATTTTGAACCTTAGACATGCTTATAAGAAGAGCAGGGCTCCAATATGGCTGAAACTGCAGGAGATCTTGGAGCGCCCTGGATCTAATGTTGAGGTTAACTTGAATAAACTTTCAAAATACACAGATGACGGGGATGTTGTGATAGTACCTGGGAAAGTTCTGGGCACAGGAACGATGGAGCATAAAATCACACTATGCGTATATTCTTTATCAGAAAGTGCTGCTAAGAAGGTGACCGCTGCTGGATGCAAGATAATCAACATAAAGGAATTTGTCGAGAAATTCCCACAGGGAAGTAAGGTGAAGATAATTGTCTGA
- a CDS encoding DNA-directed RNA polymerase subunit D, translating into MYEKHLASVDIVEQSNNRIVLKLKGIPRQYANALRRIALSEVPTMAIDDVVIIDNSSVVHDEAIAHRLGLIPLRTEPNRFVMANECDCKSTLGCTKCRVLLYLDATADERSRPVLSGELNSDDDYVKPVSPDIQIVVLAPGQKLKVEAYARLGTGKMHAKWQPVSAAILKEIDEAKEEFVLELETVGMLTPAEVLQQSVKILDEKIKMFGEKMKELKTYAK; encoded by the coding sequence GTGTATGAAAAGCATTTGGCATCGGTAGATATTGTTGAGCAGTCAAATAACAGGATAGTCTTGAAACTAAAGGGTATTCCAAGACAATATGCCAATGCACTGAGGCGTATAGCCCTGAGTGAAGTCCCTACAATGGCTATTGATGACGTTGTTATAATTGATAATTCGTCGGTGGTTCATGACGAGGCTATAGCTCATCGCTTGGGTCTCATTCCATTGCGCACAGAGCCGAATAGGTTTGTAATGGCAAATGAATGTGATTGCAAGAGTACACTTGGTTGTACTAAATGCAGGGTGCTTCTCTATCTTGATGCCACTGCGGATGAAAGGAGCAGACCTGTGCTATCTGGAGAACTGAATTCTGATGATGACTATGTTAAACCAGTAAGCCCTGATATACAGATAGTGGTGCTTGCGCCAGGACAGAAGTTGAAGGTTGAAGCATATGCAAGGTTGGGAACTGGTAAGATGCATGCTAAATGGCAACCGGTTTCTGCTGCCATACTTAAGGAAATAGATGAGGCCAAGGAAGAGTTTGTTCTTGAGCTGGAGACAGTTGGCATGTTAACGCCAGCAGAAGTATTACAGCAGTCCGTAAAGATACTTGACGAGAAAATTAAGATGTTCGGAGAAAAGATGAAGGAGCTGAAGACCTATGCAAAGTAA
- a CDS encoding ribosome assembly factor SBDS — MAAKLTTVRLTLQGEKFELLVKPDPALDFKMGKRTDVSNILASDEIYADANKGTRVSAEKLMKYFKTTDPGAVAKMILERGELNMTAEQRKRLVEDKRKQIVQIISRSYVDPKTHLPHPPTRIENAIEEARVVIDPFKKAEDQIKTIIDELRSILPLKSEQLKFSVLVPAQFAAQSYSILKSVGDLQGEEWQADGSLKAIIEIPAAMQSTLMDRLGSVTKGSAQVTVIR, encoded by the coding sequence ATGGCGGCAAAATTAACAACTGTTAGGCTGACCCTTCAGGGGGAGAAATTCGAACTTTTGGTTAAACCTGATCCTGCCTTGGATTTCAAGATGGGCAAGCGTACTGATGTTTCTAACATACTTGCATCCGATGAAATTTATGCAGATGCTAACAAAGGCACTAGAGTATCGGCAGAGAAGTTGATGAAATATTTCAAGACAACGGATCCTGGGGCTGTAGCAAAAATGATTCTTGAGAGGGGTGAGTTAAACATGACGGCTGAACAGAGGAAAAGATTGGTCGAGGACAAGAGAAAGCAGATAGTGCAAATAATATCAAGAAGCTATGTTGATCCCAAAACACACCTGCCGCACCCACCAACTAGAATTGAAAATGCCATAGAGGAGGCGAGGGTAGTAATAGATCCATTCAAAAAGGCTGAGGATCAAATCAAGACGATCATAGACGAGTTAAGATCTATTTTGCCACTGAAGTCAGAGCAATTGAAGTTCTCCGTATTAGTTCCCGCGCAGTTCGCAGCACAATCATACAGCATATTGAAGAGCGTTGGAGATCTGCAGGGTGAGGAATGGCAGGCCGACGGATCACTAAAGGCAATAATTGAAATACCAGCTGCTATGCAGTCTACGCTGATGGATAGATTGGGTTCTGTTACAAAGGGATCTGCACAGGTAACGGTGATCAGGTAA
- the rrp4 gene encoding exosome complex RNA-binding protein Rrp4: protein MQEIRRKYVVPGDYIADGNVKPLTNVVKIGEKIYATRVGIAEVGRDGAKVIPLSGVYMPRVGDLVVGKVIDHSAMAWELDINSCFSGHLPAQDVYGKDFSPSHDDLTKTFRIGDLVVCKIANFDRSRDPLLTVADKDLGKIPKGEVVRISPTRVPRLIGKRGSMIQTIEQSTRCKIIIGQNGVTVVSGQSADGILLAVKAIKMVEEEAHTANLTQRVKEMLQAATGGNIG from the coding sequence ATGCAGGAGATAAGGAGGAAGTATGTAGTACCTGGAGACTATATTGCGGACGGTAATGTAAAACCGCTTACTAACGTGGTAAAAATTGGTGAGAAGATATACGCTACTAGGGTAGGAATAGCCGAGGTTGGAAGAGACGGCGCCAAGGTCATCCCCCTAAGCGGTGTATACATGCCCAGAGTTGGAGACTTGGTTGTTGGTAAGGTTATTGATCATTCTGCTATGGCTTGGGAACTTGACATCAACTCCTGCTTCTCTGGACACCTGCCTGCACAGGATGTTTACGGGAAGGATTTCTCGCCATCTCATGATGACCTGACAAAAACCTTCCGCATTGGTGATCTTGTGGTATGCAAGATAGCCAATTTCGACAGATCAAGAGATCCTTTGCTTACTGTAGCTGATAAGGATCTGGGGAAGATACCGAAGGGAGAAGTTGTGAGGATCTCCCCAACGAGGGTGCCTAGGTTGATAGGCAAGAGGGGATCTATGATTCAAACGATTGAGCAGAGTACGCGTTGCAAGATAATCATTGGTCAGAACGGTGTTACAGTAGTTTCAGGTCAAAGTGCAGATGGTATACTTTTAGCAGTTAAGGCTATAAAGATGGTGGAAGAAGAGGCTCATACGGCAAACCTTACTCAACGCGTTAAGGAGATGTTGCAAGCCGCAACAGGTGGTAATATTGGGTAG
- the rrp41 gene encoding exosome complex exonuclease Rrp41 translates to MGSLINEQGIRTDGRKIDELRPVRIEAGVLKNADGSAYIEFGKNKIMVAVYGPKEVHPKHMALSDRSVLRCRYHMAPFSVEERKNPAPSRREIEISKITREALEPALILEDYPRTAIDVYIEVLQSDGGSRCAGITAASVALADAGVNMRDLVAACAAGKISNTIVLDINDEEDKEGQADMPIAYLPNMKQITLMQLDGVLSKDEYKKCLDMALQGCMKVYQLQKDALMRKYFGGEVEVGEMT, encoded by the coding sequence TTGGGTAGTTTGATTAATGAACAAGGAATAAGAACAGACGGAAGGAAGATAGATGAGCTTAGGCCAGTCAGGATTGAAGCTGGCGTATTGAAAAATGCAGACGGCTCTGCCTACATTGAATTTGGAAAGAACAAGATCATGGTAGCAGTCTACGGTCCAAAGGAGGTACATCCAAAACACATGGCATTATCGGATAGAAGCGTTCTTAGATGCAGGTATCACATGGCTCCATTCTCCGTTGAAGAACGAAAGAACCCAGCACCGTCTAGGAGAGAAATTGAGATATCAAAGATAACCAGAGAGGCATTGGAACCAGCTCTGATACTAGAAGACTATCCCAGAACAGCGATCGATGTTTACATTGAAGTGTTACAGTCAGACGGGGGTTCAAGGTGTGCTGGTATAACAGCAGCTTCTGTAGCGCTTGCAGACGCTGGAGTTAACATGAGGGATCTCGTTGCTGCTTGTGCTGCCGGCAAAATAAGCAATACTATTGTTTTAGATATAAACGATGAAGAGGACAAGGAAGGACAGGCAGACATGCCAATTGCATACCTGCCAAATATGAAGCAGATAACTCTGATGCAGCTTGACGGTGTACTTTCCAAGGACGAGTACAAGAAGTGTTTGGACATGGCTCTTCAGGGCTGCATGAAGGTATATCAGTTGCAGAAAGATGCGCTTATGAGGAAATACTTTGGTGGTGAGGTTGAAGTGGGGGAGATGACTTGA